The Streptomyces sp. V3I7 genome segment GCGACCCGGCGGCCCTCGTCGGTGGCGGCGGCGAGCTTGACCCGGCGGTCCGAGGGGTCGGGGCGGCGCTCCACCAGGCCGCGGGACTCCAGGCGGTCCACGATGCCGGTCACGTTCGACGGCTCGCACTTGAGCTTGCGGGCCAGCTTGCGCATCGGCAGCGGTTCCAGCGAGAGCAGGCTGAGCAGGCGGGCCTGCGCCCCGGTCAGGGCGTGCTCGGCCGCGGCCTCCTCGTAGTCCGCGTAGAACCGGGCCACGACGTCCCCTATGAGGTCGACGACCTCGGTGGTCAGCGCGTCGGGGCGGTGGCGCTTGTGTGGGGTGGACATGCGCCCCAGGATACTCCGTTACTTGACATCATGAAATATTCAGGCGCATGGTTGTTTCAGGTGCTGAAGTATCTGGCTCCGTGCGGGCCTCATGCCAGGAAAGGCGCGATCCCATGTCCGACACCCCCTCCCTCCCCTCCTCCGGCCGCGAGTGGCATCTGAAGAGCCGTCCGGTCGGCGTGCCGAAGCCCGAGGACTTCGACCTCGTCGAGTCCACGATCCGGCCGCCCGGCCCGGGCCAGCTCGTGGTGCGGAACGAGTACCTGTCCGTCGACCCGTACATGCGCGGCAGGATGTCGGCCGCGAAGTCGTACGCCGCCCCCTTCGAGCTGGGCAAGGTCATGGACGGCGGCGCGGTCGGCAAGGTCCTCGTCTCCCACGCCGACGGCATCGCCCCGGGCGACCACGTGCTGCACTTCGGCGGCTGGCGCGAGTACGCCACCATCGACGCCAAGCAGGCCGTGGTGGTCGACCCCGACGCGGC includes the following:
- a CDS encoding MarR family winged helix-turn-helix transcriptional regulator, encoding MSTPHKRHRPDALTTEVVDLIGDVVARFYADYEEAAAEHALTGAQARLLSLLSLEPLPMRKLARKLKCEPSNVTGIVDRLESRGLVERRPDPSDRRVKLAAATDEGRRVAQDLRDGLHFAREPLAGLSDEERLSLRDLLRRMLDRTPQETTGNA